Part of the Natrononativus amylolyticus genome, CCGAAGTCGTCCAAGTCGAATACGATACCGAGATCATCAGTTATGACGAGTTACTGGAAGTCTTCTTCGCGACTCACGATCCCACTCAACTGAACCGCCAGGGGCCGGACGTGGGTACCCAGTACCGTTCGATCGTGCTGTTCCACAGCGATGACCAGCAAGAGACAGCTCGAGCATACATCGAAGCACTTGACGAAGAATACACCGACGACGTTGTGACCGAATTAGAACCGTTAGAGACGTTCTATGCTGCCGAAGAATATCACCAAGATTATTTTGAGAAAAATCCGACCGATGCGTACTGCCAGATGCACGCGCAGCCAAAGATCGAGAAAGTGCGGGAGCGGTTCCAGAGTAAACTGAAAGAAGCGTAGAGTGAAACCTCGAGGATTGAAATGGTGTAGACTGTTCCACAGAAGATCACCGGGTACGGAGAGGCTTTATTTCGATAACTCCCGCAACTAGCTAAGACCGGAGTGTGCCCCCACCGAGAGCACAACGGGCGGGACACGGTTCGAGTTTACGGATGTCGACGGGATCTCACCGAACTGAATCGCCCGTAGACATGTTACACCCCGCGTTCTGCTCGAGAGCCGTACAGTAGTCCTGGCAGGTGCTACCCTGTGAGAATGGCAAACCCGTCTCTTTGAATAGTATGTGCGATTCTGACGGGAGGGTGCGTCGGTTCGCAATCGATGGCTTATCGAGCAGAAGATCCATATTTACACACGATTCCCCCAACCTCTAAATACGTGGGTGTTGCCATCAGTTAGCACACACCGGAGGCCAGTACATAGATGCCAGATGCTTCTCCAGCCGAAATCGCTGTACAGAGTCAGTACGACTGGACACGCACCTCACCGAGTCTTGCCATTGTTGACGCAATCGCCGCACTCGAAAACCGGGCTGCAACCGACCTACCGACAGCCCTCGGCGTGACGCTGTACGACTGTGTCGATCCGGAGGCACTCGATACGCTCGTCACTGCGAGTGATGAGATCACACTCTCGTTCACGGTTGCTACCTATCACGTGCAAATCGACGGGGACGAGTTACGCATCCACACTGACTGACCGCCTCTCCACCTATAGACTTATTATCTGATACTCAGAGGGGGATAGCGAGGGTCATGGTACACTGGTCACGCCTCATCACCGCACTCGGGGGACTGTTCGTCGTGATCGCGGCGTGGCGAGTGATTTTCAGCGTGGTTGCGGGAACCCCGTTCACGACAGCGCTGATCGATTTCGTCCAGATCGGTCTCCTGGGACTTGCGCTGTTGTACGG contains:
- the msrA gene encoding peptide-methionine (S)-S-oxide reductase MsrA, with translation MTESTRNATFGGGCFWCTEAAMKELEGVESVTSGYAGGQTEDPTYEAVCRGETGHAEVVQVEYDTEIISYDELLEVFFATHDPTQLNRQGPDVGTQYRSIVLFHSDDQQETARAYIEALDEEYTDDVVTELEPLETFYAAEEYHQDYFEKNPTDAYCQMHAQPKIEKVRERFQSKLKEA
- a CDS encoding HalOD1 output domain-containing protein, with the translated sequence MPDASPAEIAVQSQYDWTRTSPSLAIVDAIAALENRAATDLPTALGVTLYDCVDPEALDTLVTASDEITLSFTVATYHVQIDGDELRIHTD